From a single Nakaseomyces glabratus chromosome H, complete sequence genomic region:
- a CDS encoding uncharacterized protein (CAGL0H00209g~Putative adhesin-like cell wall protein (adhesin cluster V); predicted GPI-anchor): MKRKPPFSMIKLWLVGILFIIVNVSAQAIIQTDTVVKGNNPSGYSNGYIILEGAYLAFQDMNTVPLYQTVRVNKGGALYYINDYLSGFSITSGHPIYVPFVFQNDGTVVVDDRKSTSPGSWTIKDGTFTNTGRMMFTSSQGDTFTIYSSSITNTGYIYSKGTNANRPQQFQLGNRFNTWINTGTVCLANTTYLLNKAIQGGGCITVGENSVFNVYNIDMQQQSIYLSHPSSVLALSNRQNVNVFGLGNGNGFLFPHFPVKKVSYNSLTGIATFTTGYGSEQWFTAIIGKGYDESKFEIIANINIQGENYNGNNFVIYNGPPPNPAPATCQPCVDIPLYSFKVPDPYVTTNEMGFTETVSFYSTYNEGNMPVVGTTTIFSAPDVLTKTKAGKSGTETDIISKVTGIDDDGSPFTYYTTVTAQEIQTDIITKTVTITNDDGSKSTITSVINPKDTKSSTTSSVPSASVETVTYIDGEGMEVTDIISPIITTSDGKPTTIFTTYAYDDGVDKTVIYTNGDALPATAIISHITTTGADGKLTTIVTTYPRLPNEGPDYVTTVTDDQGHVVTESISHITTEDENGSPTIIITTLGEPATASDYTTVVTNSDGSVHTDVVSHITTTDAAGKPTTIVTTVPTSAGADYTTVVTNSDGSVHTDVVSHITTTDAAGKPTTIVTTVPTSAGADYTTVVTNSDGSVHTDVVSHITTTDAAGKPTTIVTTVPTSAGADYTTVVTNSDGSVHTDVVSHITTTDAAGKPTTIVTTVPTSAGADYTTVVTNSDGSVHTDVVSHITTTDAAGKPTTIVTTVPTSAGADYTTVVTNSDGSVHTDVVSHITTTDAAGKPTTIVTTVPTSAGADYTTVVTNSDGSVHTDVVSHITTTDAAGKPTTIVTTVPTSAGADYTTVVTNSDGSVHTDVVSHITTTDAAGKPTTIVTTVPTSAGADYTTVVTNSDGSVHTDVVSHITTTDAAGKPTTIVTTVPTSAGADYTTVVTNSDGSVHTDVVSHITTTDAAGKPTTIVTTVPTSAGADYTTVVTNSDGSVHTDVVSHITTTDAAGKPTTIVTTVPTSAGADYTTVVTNSDGSVHTDVVSHITTTDAAGKPTTIVTTVPTSAGADYTTVVTNSDGSVHTDVVSHITTTDAAGKPTTIVTTVPTSAGADYTTVVTNSDGSVHTDVVSHITTTDAAGKPTTIVTTVPTSAGADYTTVVTNSDGSVHTDVVSHITTTDAAGKPTTIVTTVPTSAGADYTTVVTNSDGSVHTDVVSHITTTDAAGKPTTIVTTVPTSAGADYTTVVTNSDGSVHTDVVSHITTTDAAGKPTTIVTTVPTSAGADYTTVVTNSDGSVHTDVVSHITTTDAAGKPTTIVTTVPCTVCSSNADYTTVVTKSDGSVETEVVSHITTTDAAGKPTTIVTTVPTSAGADYTTVVTNSDGSVHTDVVSHITTTDAAGKPTTIVTTVPCTVCSSNADYTTVVTKSDGSVETEVVSHITTTDSNGKPTTVVTTVPCTVCSSNADYTTVVTKSNGSVETEVVSHITTTDSNGKPTTVVTTVPCTECSNNADHTTVVTKSNGSVETEVVSHITTTDSNGKPTTVVTTVPCTECSNNADHTTVVTKSNGSVETEVVSHITTTDSNGKPTTVVTTVPCTVCSSNADYTTVVTKSNGSVETEVVSHITTTDSNGQVVTITTTAPCTENNGNGDYTTVVTNSNGSVQTDVVSHITTTDAAGKPTTIVTTVPCTVCSSNADYTTVVTKSNGSVETEVVSHITTTDSNGQVVTITTTAPCTENNGNGDYTTVVTNSNGSVQTEVVSHITTTDSNGKPTTVVTTVPCTVCSSNADYTTVVTKSNGSVETEVVSHITTTDSNGKPTTITTTAPCSNSESHVESQTTSPSMHNTSLVGSENGVSAKTVNDKPNPTSVTEVALSQGTTSNAGHSTDQGISLEMFAPTGASAVESGNKVSQTQTASIFHGAGSTFKIKFNTILLSTSLTILILLGMA, translated from the coding sequence atgaagagaaaACCACCTTTTTCTATGATAAAGTTGTGGCTAGTTGGAATTTTATTCATTATAGTGAATGTTTCTGCTCAAGCTATTATCCAAACTGATACTGTTGTAAAGGGTAATAACCCATCTGGCTATTCCAATggttatattattttagaGGGTGCTTACCTGGCATTTCAAGATATGAATACTGTACCCTTATATCAAACTGTGCGCGTTAACAAAGGAGGTGCgctttattatattaatgaCTATTTAAGCGGTTTCTCTATTACATCTGGCCATCCTATTTATGTAccttttgtttttcaaaatgatGGTACGGTTGTTGTTGACGATAGAAAAAGTACAAGCCCCGGTTCATGGACTATCAAAGATGGTACTTTCACTAATACCGGTCGTATGATGTTCACTTCCAGCCAGGGTGACACATTTACAATTTATTCAAGCTCTATCACAAACACTGGTTATATCTATTCTAAAGGTACCAATGCAAACAGACCacaacaatttcaattgGGTAATAGATTCAATACCTGGATTAATACCGGTACCGTCTGTCTAGCAAACACAACATACCTTTTGAATAAGGCTATACAAGGTGGAGGTTGTATAACAGTTGGTGAGAATTCTGTTTTCAACGTTTATAACATTGATATGCAACAACAGTCTATTTACTTATCGCACCCATCTTCCGTTCTTGCGTTAAGTAATCGTCAAAATGTGAATGTCTTTGGTCTTGGAAATGGGAATGGGTTTTTGTTCCCCCATTTCCCGGTCAAAAAGGTTAGTTATAACTCATTAACAGGTATTGCAACTTTTACAACTGGTTACGGTAGTGAACAATGGTTTACTGCCATCATTGGTAAAGGTTATGATGAATccaaatttgaaataatcGCTAATATCAACATTCAAGGTGAAAATTACAATGGTAATAATTTTGTTATCTATAACGGACCTCCACCAAACCCAGCACCAGCTACATGTCAGCCATGTGTTGATATTCCTTTGTATTCATTCAAGGTGCCTGATCCATATGTAACCACTAATGAAATGGGTTTTACTGAAACTGTTTCATTCTATTCTACCTATAATGAAGGTAATATGCCTGTAGTTGGTACAACTACCATTTTCTCAGCGCCAGATGTGTTGACAAAAACAAAGGCTGGTAAATCAGGAACTGAAACAGATATCATCAGTAAAGTTACAggtattgatgatgatggcTCACCATTTACATATTACACTACTGTTACCGCTcaagaaatacaaactgatataataacaaaaacaGTAACTATAACTAATGATGATGGTAGTAAGAGCACGATAACTTCAGTGATAAATCCTAAAGACACTAAGTCTTCTACCACATCGTCAGTACCTTCAGCATCAGTTGAAACTGTTACATATATTGATGGTGAAGGTATGGAAGTCACCGATATCATATCTCCTATCATCACAACTTCAGATGGTAAGCCAACTACAATCTTTACCACTTATGCATACGATGATGGTGTTGACAAAACTGTGATATACACAAATGGCGACGCTTTACCTGCTACTGCAATCATTTCTCATATTACAACGACAGGAGCTGACGGCAAACTAACAACTATAGTAACTACTTACCCAAGATTGCCAAATGAAGGTCCTGATTATGTGACAACAGTAACTGATGATCAAGGCCATGTAGTAACTGAATCTATATCTCACATAACAACGGAAGACGAAAATGGTTCTCCAACCATTATAATAACAACATTGGGGGAACCGGCAACAGCTtctgactacaccaccgtcgTGACcaactctgacggcagtgtccacaCCGAcgttgtctcccacatcaccaccacagacgccgcaggcaagcctaccacgatcgtcaccactgttcctacctctgccggtgctgactacaccaccgtcgTGACcaactctgacggcagtgtccacaCCGAcgttgtctcccacatcaccaccacagacgccgcaggcaagcctaccacgatcgtcaccactgttcctacctctgccggtgctgactacaccaccgtcgTGACcaactctgacggcagtgtccacaCCGAcgttgtctcccacatcaccaccacagacgccgcaggcaagcctaccacgatcgtcaccactgttcctacctctgccggtgctgactacaccaccgtcgTGACcaactctgacggcagtgtccacaCCGAcgttgtctcccacatcaccaccacagacgccgcaggcaagcctaccacgatcgtcaccactgttcctacctctgccggtgctgactacaccaccgtcgTGACcaactctgacggcagtgtccacaCCGAcgttgtctcccacatcaccaccacagacgccgcaggcaagcctaccacgatcgtcaccactgttcctacctctgccggtgctgactacaccaccgtcgTGACcaactctgacggcagtgtccacaCCGAcgttgtctcccacatcaccaccacagacgccgcaggcaagcctaccacgatcgtcaccactgttcctacctctgccggtgctgactacaccaccgtcgTGACcaactctgacggcagtgtccacaCCGAcgttgtctcccacatcaccaccacagacgccgcaggcaagcctaccacgatcgtcaccactgttcctacctctgccggtgctgactacaccaccgtcgTGACcaactctgacggcagtgtccacaCCGAcgttgtctcccacatcaccaccacagacgccgcaggcaagcctaccacgatcgtcaccactgttcctacctctgccggtgctgactacaccaccgtcgTGACcaactctgacggcagtgtccacaCCGAcgttgtctcccacatcaccaccacagacgccgcaggcaagcctaccacgatcgtcaccactgttcctacctctgccggtgctgactacaccaccgtcgTGACcaactctgacggcagtgtccacaCCGAcgttgtctcccacatcaccaccacagacgccgcaggcaagcctaccacgatcgtcaccactgttcctacctctgccggtgctgactacaccaccgtcgTGACcaactctgacggcagtgtccacaCCGAcgttgtctcccacatcaccaccacagacgccgcaggcaagcctaccacgatcgtcaccactgttcctacctctgccggtgctgactacaccaccgtcgTGACcaactctgacggcagtgtccacaCCGAcgttgtctcccacatcaccaccacagacgccgcaggcaagcctaccacgatcgtcaccactgttcctacctctgccggtgctgactacaccaccgtcgTGACcaactctgacggcagtgtccacaCCGAcgttgtctcccacatcaccaccacagacgccgcaggcaagcctaccacgatcgtcaccactgttcctacctctgccggtgctgactacaccaccgtcgTGACcaactctgacggcagtgtccacaCCGAcgttgtctcccacatcaccaccacagacgccgcaggcaagcctaccacgatcgtcaccactgttcctacctctgccggtgctgactacaccaccgtcgTGACcaactctgacggcagtgtccacaCCGAcgttgtctcccacatcaccaccacagacgccgcaggcaagcctaccacgatcgtcaccactgttcctacctctgccggtgctgactacaccaccgtcgTGACcaactctgacggcagtgtccacaCCGAcgttgtctcccacatcaccaccacagacgccgcaggcaagcctaccacgatcgtcaccactgttcctacctctgccggtgctgactacaccaccgtcgTGACcaactctgacggcagtgtccacaCCGAcgttgtctcccacatcaccaccacagacgccgcaggcaagcctaccacgatcgtcaccactgttcctacctctgccggtgctgactacaccaccgtcgTGACcaactctgacggcagtgtccacaCCGAcgttgtctcccacatcaccaccacagacgccgcaggcaagcctaccacgatcgtcaccactgttccatgcACTGTATGCTCAAGCAacgcagactacaccacagTTGTCACGAAGTCCGACGGCAGTGTTGAGACCGAAGTTGtgtcccacatcaccaccacagacgcCGCAGGCAAGCCTACTAcgatcgtcaccactgttcctacctctgccggtgctgactacaccaccgtcgTGACcaactctgacggcagtgtccacaCCGAcgttgtctcccacatcaccaccacagacgccgcaggcaagcctaccacgatcgtcaccactgttccatgcACTGTATGCTCAAGCAacgcagactacaccacagTTGTCACGAAGTCCGACGGCAGTGTTGAGACCGAAGTTGtgtcccacatcaccaccaccgactccaatgGCAAGCCTACAACTgttgtcaccactgttccatgcACTGTATGCTCAAGCAacgcagactacaccacagTTGTCACGAAGTCCAACGGCAGTGTTGAGACCGAAGTTGtgtcccacatcaccaccaccgactccaatgGCAAGCCTACAACTgttgtcaccactgttccatgcACCGAATGCTCAAACAACGCAGACCACACCACTGTAGTTACCAAGTCTAACGGCAGTGTTGAGACCGAAGTTGtgtcccacatcaccaccaccgactccaatgGCAAGCCTACAACTgttgtcaccactgttccatgcACCGAATGCTCAAACAACGCAGACCACACCACTGTAGTTACCAAGTCTAACGGCAGTGTTGAGACCGAAGTTGtgtcccacatcaccaccaccgactccaatgGCAAGCCTACAACTgttgtcaccactgttccatgcACTGTATGCTCAAGCAacgcagactacaccacagTTGTCACGAAGTCCAACGGCAGTGTTGAGACCGAAGTTGtgtcccacatcaccaccaccgactccaacggccAGGTTGTAACCATAACTACAACTGCTCCATGTACTGAAAACAATGGTAATGGTGACTACACGACTGTAGTGACCAACTCCAACGGCTCTGTCCAGACCGAcgttgtctcccacatcaccaccacagacgccgcaggcaagcctaccacgatcgtcaccactgttccatgcACTGTATGCTCAAGCAacgcagactacaccacagTTGTCACGAAGTCCAACGGCAGTGTTGAGACCGAAGTTGtgtcccacatcaccaccaccgactccaacggccAGGTTGTAACCATAACTACAACTGCTCCATGTACTGAAAACAATGGTAATGGTGACTACACGACTGTAGTGACCAACTCCAACGGCTCTGTCCAGACCGAAGTTGtgtcccacatcaccaccaccgactccaatgGCAAGCCTACAACTgttgtcaccactgttccatgcACTGTATGCTCAAGCAacgcagactacaccacagTTGTCACGAAGTCCAACGGCAGTGTTGAGACCGAAGTTGtgtcccacatcaccaccaccgactccaacggcaagccaACTACTATAACCACTACTGCTCCATGCTCTAATTCGGAATCCCACGTTGAGAGCCAAACAACTTCACCAAGCATGCATAACACCTCACTTGTTGGTTCTGAGAACGGTGTTAGTGCTAAGACTGTCAATGACAAGCCTAACCCAACTAGCGTTACAGAAGTTGCTCTAAGTCAAGGCACCACATCTAATGCCGGTCATTCGACAGACCAAGGTATCTCTTTGGAGATGTTTGCTCCTACAGGAGCTTCTGCTGTTGAAAGTGGCAATAAGGTGTCCCAGACCCAAACTGCCTCCATCTTCCATGGTGCAGGTTCTACattcaagatcaaatttAATACCATTCTACTATCCACATCATTGACTATCTTGATTCTGTTAGGCATGGCTTAA
- the GAB1 gene encoding GPI-anchor transamidase subunit GAB1 (CAGL0H00220g~Ortholog(s) have role in attachment of GPI anchor to protein, conidium formation, hyphal growth, sporocarp development involved in sexual reproduction and GPI-anchor transamidase complex localization) yields the protein MTNQNVVVVICGALRLLISATFPSLRSQLDNTVEFSTPFTSFKSLSEGVFLYDNGFPLYNGGVVHHSPLLIAFMSVIMKFRLDGLLYAVIDCIICWQLMEIVKSNNATILQLLQKKDHILIGIIYALNPLLVLSNISGSTVIFTHFAISSALYFSSKGRYTTSTFFMALASSLSIYSILLVIPFLALNVRSSEKAAGSKQFKMLLRDNLQSYLLFFSLLLLWSYKVSYQSFDFLSACYFQYMTFAKSFPNIGLWWYFFIEMFSSFIPFFKGVFNLLLVCFILPFTIRFNRLPIVAFVLSLGWIVLINPYPTLGAYGFLISLVPLFDKIYGYMKYPVISFLLLMHAVILSPLFYHLWIDLGSGNSNFFFALTFVYALGLSSILSDLIWGSLRLEYDGRKQDFNKRVTQI from the coding sequence ATGACTAATCAGAATGTGGTTGTAGTGATATGTGGTGCACTGCGGCTTCTAATTTCAGCGACTTTTCCATCACTCAGATCACAGTTGGATAATACAGTTGAGTTCTCTACACCATTTACCTCTTTCAAATCATTATCAGAAGGTGTTTTTCTATATGACAATGGTTTCCCTTTATATAATGGTGGTGTGGTGCACCACTCGCCcttgctcatcgcattcATGTCTGTCATCATGAAATTTAGGCTGGATGGTCTTCTCTACGCCGTTATCGATTGCATAATATGCTGGCAACTTATGGAAATTGTGAAATCTAATAATGCGACTATTTTACAACTGTTGCAAAAGAAAGACCATATCCTAATTGGAATCATCTACGCATTGAACCCCTTATTGGTATTGTCCAACATTAGCGGATCAACTGTTATTTTCACACATTTTGCAATATCATCTGCATTATATTTCTCTTCTAAGGGTAGGTACACGACTTCAACATTTTTCATGGCACTGGCAAGCTCGTTGTCTATATATTCCATACTGTTAGTGATTCCATTCTTAGCACTAAATGTGCGTTCCTCAGAGAAAGCTGCTGGTTCCAAACAATTTAAGATGCTCTTGAGAGATAATCTACAATCatatcttttgtttttcagtCTTTTACTATTATGGAGTTATAAGGTATCCTATCAATCTTTTGACTTTCTTAGCGCATGCTATTTCCAATATATGACATTTGCTAAATCGTTTCCAAATATAGGCCTATGGTGGTATTTCTTCATCGAAATGTTCAGTTCTTTCATACCTTTTTTTAAGGGGGTCTTTAATTTATTACTAGtatgttttattttacCTTTCACTATTAGATTTAATCGTTTGCCTATTGTAGCATTCGTTTTGTCACTTGGCTGGATTGTTTTGATTAACCCTTATCCAACACTTGGGGCATATGGTTTCCTAATAAGTTTAGTACCTCTATTTGATAAGATCTATGGCTACATGAAATATCCTGTAATATCTTTTTTACTTTTGATGCACGCAGTAATTCTATCTCCTTTGTTCTATCACTTATGGATCGACCTTGGCTCAGGAAATAgtaacttcttcttcgcTTTGACATTTGTCTATGCATTAGGACTTTCATCCATTTTGTCTGATTTAATATGGGGTTCCCTAAGGCTAGAATACGATGGCAGAAAACAAGATTTTAACAAGAGAGTAACGCAAATATAA
- a CDS encoding uncharacterized protein (CAGL0H00242g~Has domain(s) with predicted zinc ion binding activity, role in ER to Golgi vesicle-mediated transport, intracellular protein transport and COPII vesicle coat localization) — protein sequence MDFEANEDLNGVRFSWNVFPSSKTDANKNVVPVGCLYTPLKEIEDLQIASYNPVVCAGPQCKAILNPYCAIDPRSSSWTCPICNSRNHLPPQYANMTQENMPIELQQTTVEYITNKPVQIPPIFFFVVDITAEQENLDALKESIITSLSLLPPNALIGFMTYGNVVQLYDLSCDIIERCSVFRGDREYQFDQLVEMLTGQKPSNTMAPLANGKITPLSLNRFFLPLEQVEFKLNQLLESMSPDQWSVPAGHRPLRATGSALNIATLLLQGCYKNVASRIILFASGPGTVAPGLIVNTELKDPIRSHHDIDSDRAPHYKKACKFYNSIAERVAENGHTVDVFAGCYDQVGMSEMKKMTDSTGGVLLLTDAFSTAIFKQSYLRLFSKDEEGYLTMVFNGNLAVKTSKDLKLQGLIGHASAVKKTDATNVSDSEIGIGSTSVWKMSALSPHHTYGIFFEIANPNAVSPITTDRANLAYTQFITQYQHASGTNRVRVTTVANQMLPFGTPAIAASFDQEAAAVLMARIAVFKAETDDGADVIRWLDRTLIKLCQKYADYNKDDPASFRLAPNFSLYPQFTYYLRRSQFLSVFNNSPDETAFYRHIFTREDTTNSLIMIQPTLTSFSMEEDPQPVLLDSISVKPNTILLLDTFFFILIYHGEQIAQWRKAGYQDDPQYADFKALLEEPKVEAAELLVDRFPLPRFIDTEAGGSQARFLLSKLNPSDNYQDMARGGSTIVLTDDVSLQNFMAHLQQVTVSGQP from the coding sequence ATGGATTTTGAAGCTAATGAGGATTTGAACGGTGTTCGCTTCTCTTGGAACGTGTTCCCATCATCTAAGACCGATGCCAATAAAAATGTCGTTCCTGTTGGTTGTTTGTATACACCATTGAAGGAAATTGAGGATCTACAAATTGCCTCCTACAATCCAGTAGTATGTGCAGGTCCTCAATGTAAAGCTATCCTGAATCCTTACTGTGCCATTGACCCAAGAAGCAGCTCGTGGACATGTCCAATTTGTAACTCTAGAAATCATTTGCCTCCTCAATACGCAAACATGACCCAAGAGAACATGCCAATCGAGTTGCAACAAACCACTGTTGAGTACATCACAAACAAGCCAGTTCAGATTCCTCctatattcttttttgttgtggATATCACAGCAGAACAGGAAAACTTGGACGCTTTGAAAGAATCTATCATAACCTCATTATCGTTGCTACCCCCAAATGCATTGATTGGTTTCATGACTTATGGTAACGTTGTTCAATTATATGATCTATCCTGTGATATTATCGAGAGGTGTAGTGTGTTTAGAGGTGATAGAGAGTATCAATTTGACCAATTGGTGGAAATGCTAACTGGTCAAAAGCCAAGCAATACTATGGCGCCTTTAGCAAATGGAAAAATCACCCCATTGTCTTTGAATAGATTCTTCTTGCCATTAGAACAAGTAGAATTCAAACTTAACCAATTGCTAGAGAGTATGTCCCCAGATCAATGGTCTGTACCAGCTGGACACAGACCACTGAGAGCCACAGGTTCGGCATTAAATATTGCCACATTGCTACTACAAGGCTGTTACAAAAATGTTGCATCTAGGATTATACTGTTTGCATCGGGTCCTGGTACAGTAGCCCCAGGCTTGATAGTCAATACCGAATTAAAAGATCCTATAAGATCCCATCATGATATTGATTCAGATCGTGCTCCTCATTACAAAAAGGCTTGTAAATTTTATAACTCAATTGCAGAAAGGGTGGCAGAAAATGGTCATACTGTTGATGTCTTTGCTGGTTGTTACGACCAAGTTGGTATGTCtgagatgaagaagatgacaGATTCTACAGGGGGTGTCTTACTTTTGACTGATGCATTTTCTACTGCCATTTTCAAGCAATCTTATTTGCGTCTGTTCTCtaaggatgaagaaggttATCTAACTATGGTTTTCAATGGTAATCTGGCTGTTAAAACAAGTAAGGATCTAAAATTGCAAGGTTTGATTGGTCATGCTTCGGCTGTCAAGAAAACAGATGCTACTAATGTCAGTGACTCTGAAATTGGTATTGGATCTACATCTGTATGGAAGATGTCTGCATTATCGCCACATCATACCTAcggtatattttttgaaatcgCCAATCCTAACGCTGTATCTCCAATTACTACTGATAGAGCAAATTTGGCATACACTCAATTTATCACTCAATACCAACATGCATCAGGAACCAATCGTGTTAGAGTTACTACTGTAGCAAATCAGATGCTACCTTTCGGTACACCTGCTATTGCTGCATCTTTCGATCAGGAAGCTGCTGCTGTACTGATGGCTAGGATTGCTGTTTTCAAAGCAGAAACTGATGATGGTGCTGATGTTATTAGATGGTTAGACAGAACTTTAATCAAGCTATGTCAAAAGTATGCCGATTACAATAAAGATGATCCGGCTTCTTTCAGATTGGCTCCAAACTTCTCGCTTTACCCACAATTTACTTATTATTTGAGAAGGTCGCAGTTCTTGAgtgttttcaataattcaCCTGACGAAACGGCCTTCTATAGACATATCTTTACTAGAGAAGATACTACCAACTCACTAATTATGATACAGCCTACATTGACTTCGTTCTCTATGGAAGAAGATCCACAACCGGTTTTGTTGGATTCTATTTCAGTTAAACCAAATACAATTTTATTGCTGGACacattcttcttcattttaATTTATCATGGTGAGCAAATAGCTCAATGGAGGAAAGCAGGGTATCAAGATGATCCTCAGTACGCAGATTTTAAGGCTTTACTAGAAGAGCCAAAGGTGGAAGCTGCTGAATTATTGGTTGATAGATTCCCATTACCTAGGTTTATCGATACAGAGGCTGGTGGGTCACAAGCCAGATTCTTACTGTCAAAATTGAATCCTTCTGATAACTATCAAGATATGGCTCGTGGAGGTTCAACGATTGTTCTGACAGATGATGTGTCTCTACAAAACTTCATGGCGCATTTGCAGCAAGTTACAGTATCAGGTCAACCATAA
- the NBP1 gene encoding Nbp1p (CAGL0H00264g~Ortholog(s) have lipid binding activity and role in establishment of spindle pole body localization to nuclear envelope, spindle pole body duplication), whose translation MFETIKDLFAGVVTTSDRRKKEHGSLADIKRRSMNKRKRALGHNKSITNTDQRNAEYLNKLKMRNSIRGKVGKPPLRGGYMNSVDIKPDTKESRARMVLNAVKSIFSNEDQTLMNMASTDINKLLRNQGYDKNQENLKDSILRSNAFKKKVTELEYNKRMLRDLRRSGVSGNYNIIRDDDLEEDRYLLLQKKYQKIKKRLYEVEQELKSVQDSLRYSQEMNALLQETLDKANIDDAYLKSRRQIKNLQKENVLPERELSPSPRRPIDPLFTSSPVRKSRNGEENGSKPKTDYKHSPIKETSNFYDKYPKLPETEQLAQDKGNHSLSPIRIDYSRYSS comes from the coding sequence ATGTTTGAAACTATAAAAGACTTATTTGCTGGTGTGGTAACTACATCTGATAGGAGGAAAAAGGAGCATGGATCTCTTGCTGATATAAAACGAAGGTCAATGAATAAGAGGAAAAGGGCGTTAGGTCATAACAAATCAATAACAAACACCGATCAAAGGAATGCAGAATACTTAAATAAattgaagatgaggaaTTCTATAAGGGGTAAGGTTGGTAAGCCTCCCTTGAGGGGGGGATATATGAACTCAGTGGATATAAAACCTGATACAAAAGAGAGCAGGGCTAGAATGGTATTAAACGCGGTGAAGTCTATATTCTCAAATGAAGACCAAACACTGATGAACATGGCATCTACtgatatcaataaattGTTAAGAAACCAAGGATATGATAAGAATCAagaaaacttgaaagaTAGTATACTTAGGAGTAATGCctttaaaaagaaagtaacGGAGTTGGAATACAACAAAAGGATGTTAAGGGATCTAAGAAGGTCTGGTGTTAGTGGaaactataatattattaggGATGATGATTTGGAGGAGGATAGATATTTGCTTTTACAGAAAAAGTATCagaaaattaaaaagaGACTGTATGAAGTTGAACAAGAATTGAAGTCTGTGCAGGATTCTTTGAGATACAGCCAAGAAATGAATGCCTTACTTCAAGAAACTCTAGATAAAGctaatattgatgatgcaTACTTAAAATCAAGAAGGCagataaaaaatttgcaGAAGGAAAATGTATTACCTGAGAGGGAGCTCTCTCCCTCACCCAGACGTCCTATTGACCCGCTATTCACCTCTAGTCCTGTACGTAAGTCTAGAAATGGTGAAGAAAATGGAAGTAAACCAAAAACTGATTATAAGCACTCCCCTATAAAGGAAACTTCTAATTTCTATGATAAATACCCTAAGCTGCCTGAAACCGAACAACTTGCGCAAGACAAGGGTAATCATTCCTTATCTCCAATCAGAATAGATTATTCGAGATATTCATCTTAA